In Equus quagga isolate Etosha38 chromosome 14, UCLA_HA_Equagga_1.0, whole genome shotgun sequence, one DNA window encodes the following:
- the LOC124251823 gene encoding olfactory receptor 688-like, with protein sequence MDTTQSITNNSRFQVSEFILMGFPGIHEWQHWLSLPLALLYLLALGANLLILITIQHEPTLHQPMYHFLGILATVDIGLATTIMPKILVVLWFNSKAISLPECFTQIYAIHTFMAMESGIFLCMAVDRYAAIYYPLQYPSIVTEAFVIKVTLSIILRNSLLMIPVPVLAAQRHYCSRNEIDHCLCSNLGVTSLACDDITINRFYQLALAWVILGSDMGLVFASYALIIRSVLKLSSTEAISKALNTCSSHLILILFFYTALIVVSVIHLAEIKVPFIPVLLNVLHSVIPPALNPMVYALRTQELRVGFQRVLSLGKSVARK encoded by the coding sequence ATGGATACCACCCAGAGTATAACCAATAACTCAAGGTTTCAAGTGTCTGAGTTCATCCTGATGGGCTTCCCAGGAATTCATGAGTGGCAGCACTGGCTCTCACTGCCCCTGGCTCTCCTTTACCTCTTAGCTCTTGGTGCCAATCTCCTCATCTTGATCACCATCCAACATGAGCCCACCCTGCACCAGCCTATGTATCACTTTCTTGGTATCTTAGCTACTGTGGACATTGGCCTGGCTACTACCATCATGCCCAAGATCCTGGTCGTCCTCTGGTTTAATTCCAAGGCCATCAGCCTCCCTGAGTGTTTCACTCAGATCTATGCCATCCACACTTTTATGGCCATGGAGTCAGGCATCTTCCTCTGCATGGCTGTAGATAGGTATGCAGCCATTTACTATCCCCTTCAGTACCCCTCCATAGTCACGGAGGCTTTTGTGATCAAAGTCACACTGTCTATCATACTCAGGAATAGCCTGTTGATGATCCCAGTACCTGTACTGGCTGCCCAGAGACATTACTGCTCCAGGAATGAGATCGACCACTGCCTATGCTCCAACTTGGGGGTTACTAGCTTGGCGTGTGATGACATCACCATTAACAGATTTTACCAGTTGGCTTTGGCCTGGGTTATACTTGGGAGTGACATGGGTCTGGTCTTTGCTTCCTATGCTTTAATTATTCGCTCAGTGCTGAAGCTGAGCTCCACTGAAGCAATATCTAAGGCCCTGAATACCTGCAGCTCTCATCTCatcctcattctctttttctacACAGCCCTTATTGTAGTATCTGTCATCCATCTGGCAGAAATAAAAGTTCCCTTCATCCCTGTTCTCCTCAATGTGCTGCACAGTGTCATCCCCCCAGCCCTTAACCCCATGGTGTATGCCCTGAGGACCCAGGAGCTGAGAGTGGGCTTCCAGAGGGTGCTCAGTTTAGGTAAGAGTGTGGCCAGGAAGTGA